DNA from Terriglobus tenax:
GCAAACAGAAACGCCCCGGGCGCAATCTCCCGGGGCGTTTCTGTTTGTGTTGCCGCTTGCGTTTAGGCTTCCGCTGCCACAGGCTCGGTCTTCTCGACGATCGCGGGGCCTTTGCCTTCCTGCCCAGGCTTGCGGATGTCGATACCGCCCTTGAAGAAAGCTCCGTCTTCAATGCTGATACGGGCGGCGATCACGTCGCCCGTCAGCGAGCCTTCGCTGCGGATTTCCACGCGGTCGCTGGCCTGGCAGTTGCCGCGTACTTTGCCCAGCACGACAATCTCGCGCGCGCTGATATTGGCGGCCACCTGACCATTACGGCCAACCGTGACACGGTTCCCCGGCAGATTGATCGCGCCTTCGACCTTGCCGTCAATAAACAAGCTCTCGGAGCCCGAGACTTCGCCCTTGACGACGAGGGATTTGCCGATCGTAGCCTGCTCGCCGGCAGCGGCAGCAGGTGTGGAAGAAGCAGGTGTCCGTACCGCTGCCGGTTCATAGCCGGTAGCTGGCGTGCTCGGACGAATTGGTTCGGGGGTTGAAGTGGGCACGTTGCCGGGCTGGTTCGGTTTCCACATGGTGAATCCTGTTTCCTTTCGTTCGTACGCGTGTGTTGACTGCGGCTCGCGTCCGCTGCCCTTATAGGGTGATATTACTCCGCAGTTAATCCCCCGGAGGCAAACATTGCAGAAATCTCCAGGAAGGTTTCCCACAGGGCATCCACCTTGTAAACCCGGGAAATAACCGGCAAAAAACACTTGCACATCTGTAAAGCAGCAACTACGCTGACCGGCATGCAGAAATCCTGTCCGGCTGCTGTGCCGCTGCTGCTGGCCTTCGTATGTCTGTGGTGGACATACGAAGGCCAACCTCTTTGGGCGGCCCCTCTCCCCAAGATCCATACGGTCTCTCTCGGCAGTGTTCGCAAGACGACCTATACTCCCCCCGGTGCCGGCGAAGCCGTCTCTCTGCCCCTGCGTCCGCTGGTGATCGACGGCCGTCAGAAAGAATGGACCACCGGCGATCCGCATGACATTACCGACCGCAGCTTCGTGATTCGCCGCGTTCTGAAGCTGAACGATGCCCTGCCCGGAGAAGCCCCGCGGTGGACCTGGCAACCCGGCCCGTGGCTGCTGGTGGATCGCAACACAGGCCACATTACCGCGTTACACCTGCCGGACTTCGACCCCGTTGTCTCCGACGCCATCTGGTACCGCGACTATGCCGCCTACTGTGGCCTTTCCACCACAACCCGTGGCGGTCTTTATTTTGTTGTCGCCCAGCTAAACGGCCGCAAGGCCATCGTCAGCAAAAAACTCGGCCCGTTGCCGGCGCAGCCTCTGCAACAGCCGCCGTGCAGCGGTATCGCGTGGCAGCGCGACCCGTTGCGTGTCAGCGTAACGCCCACAGGCGCGCAGCCACTCAGCTTCAACGTGCAGGGCACCGCGGCCTCACTGGTCGAAGACGACGAGGACGAGAAGTAAGTCCGGGGTGGCAAAGAAGGTCTACCATAACCCCATGCTTTCTCTGGATGAGCTGCTCAAAGAAGCCGAGGCCGCGCACGGACACCTCTGCGCCGGACAGATTCTGGGCGTACGCATGGCCATGCTGGCCTGTACCCGGCTGGGCATTGACGAGCCGTACGGCAAAGACCGTAAGCGGCTGGTGACCTGGGTGGAGATTGACCGCTGCGCCACCGACGCCATCGGGGTGGTGACCGGCTGCCGCCTGGGAAAGCGCGCACTCAAGCCGGTCGACTACGGCAAGATGGCGGCGACCTTTGCCGACCTGTCCCTGCCGCTGGGGGGCGACCGCTATAAAGCCATTCGCGTCTGTGCGCTGGAAAGCAGCAAGCAGCGGGCAAAGGACCTTTATCCCCACATTGAACCGAAGAACACGCAGCAGATGCTGGCCTATCGCGAGATGCCCGAGGCCGACCTGTTCACGGAAGAATGGGTCTCCGTCCACCTGCCGCCGAAGGAATTTCCCGGTTACAAAGGGGAGCGCGTGGCCTGCGCCGTCTGTGGCGAAGGCATTAACTATGACCGGTTTGTTGTAAGAGATGAAAAGACCTTGTGCCGCGCCTGCGCCACTGTGGCTGAACGGTATTACCAGCCGCTTTAGTGGGCGTGCGTGTGACTGCAGCCTTCGTGCTCTTCTTCCGGCGGAGCGCAGCAGTTCTCTTCGGCGCGCGGGCAGCATTCCATCTCAAACTGAATGGTGGTGTGCGTAATGTGGAAGCCCTTGCGCAGTGAGAGGCGTATCGCATCCAGAATCCCCGTCTGGTCCTGCATGGGGACATCGCCCACCGTTACATGGCTGGCCAGGGCGTAGCTGGAGGAGCCAAGGCTCCAGACATGCAGGTCATGCACATCCTGTACCCCCGGAACATCGCGCATCGCCTCACGAACATCAGCCAGACAGAGATTCCGCGGCGTGCCTTCCAGAAGGATATTCAGCGTCTCGCGGACGATGCCGATGCTTGACCACAGGATCATGGCCGCGATGCCCAGCGACAGTACCGGGTCAATCCACCGCAGGTTCGTCCATTCAATCGCGGCTCCGCCGACGATGACGGCGGCAGTGGAAAGTGCGTCGCCCAACATGTGCAGAAAGACCGAGCGCAGGTTCAGGTCGCGGCCGACCCGCCACAGCATCAGCGCCACCACACCATTCATGGCCACGCCCAGGGCGGCCACAATCATCATGGTTCCGGCTTCCACATCCACCGGTTTGTACAGCCGGCCAATGGCGGCAAAGCCGATCAGGATGGCTACGACGATCAGCGACAGGCCGTTCACAAACGCCGCCAGCACACCGGCGCGCTGGTAGCCAAAGGTCTTCTGATCATTAGCCGGCTTGGCCTGGAAATACACCGCGACAAAGCTGAGCAGGATGGCAAGGAAGTCGCTGGCGTTGTGTCCGGCCTCGCCCACCAGGGCCAGGGAGTGCGCCCGTATGCCGGCCCACAGCGTCGCCAGAACATAGAGCGCCGTCAGTACGAGTGAAATCTGCAGAACGCGCTGCGTCTTTCCGGTCGGGCTGCCGTGAACATGCATTGTCTCTAGGCTACTCCAGCTATGTGTTTAGGCTACGCCAGCCGTCTCTCGATCGCTCGCCCTCAGACCGCTCCAGCCCTCGGCCAGAACGATGCTGTTACAGGGATTGCGCGGGTCATACTTGATGCTTACGGGCAGGTCCCAGCGGACCCGGGCAATACGGTCGCGCAGGGGAGTCACATCCTGTGCCGCCTCATACTCCACACCCGCCAGTTCGTACTTGTAGACCAGCACATCCGGTGTCTCCTCCGGGCCGGTTGCTTCCACAATCGTGCCGTCGATCAGGCGTCCGGACTCCACCAGACGTTCCCTGCGGCGGCGCTCCATCTCCTCGGCCGACGGCTTCCGGCGGAAAATCATCCATCCGGCCACCGCGAGTGCAGCAACGACCGCTCCCCCCGCGGCCATGACTGCCTGGGGATGGTGGAGTAGGGTCTGAACCAAAGGAAGATCGGCAAAAGGCATTGCAAAGTACCTCAGAGTTACCTGCCGCTAGTATGCCACTCCAACGGTGCAATCTTCGCGGTTTTGCATCCGTATGACACCAATTTGATGCCCGTTTCCCCGGGATGGAAGCAGGCGGTGGCGGCGTACAATCAAGGTGTGAGCAAAACCGCTGTAACCAAAGGAAATCGCGCGCAGATGGCGCACCCGATCGACCTCTCGGCCGGACGCATCCGGTCCACTACTGTCATCTGCGTGCGCCGCAATGGCCGCGTTGTCATGGCCGCCGACGGCCAGGTCACCCTGGGCTCGTCCGTTCTGAAGCACTCGGCCAAAAAGATCCGCCGCCTGTACCAGGACAAGGTTCTCGCCGGCTTTGCCGGTTCCACCGCCGACGCCTTCTCGCTCTTCAGCCGCTTCGAGTCCAAGCTGGAGCAGTTTGCCGGCAACCTGGGCCGTGCAGCCGTAGAGCTGGCCAAGGACTGGCGTACCGACAAGATGCTGCGTCAGCTGGAAGCCCTGCTGATCGTCGCTGACCTGAACCAGACCTTCCTGCTCTCCGGCACCGGCGACGTGATTGACCCGGACGAGGGCATCTGCGCCATCGGCTCCGGCGGCAGCTACGCCCAGGCCGCAGCCCGCGCCCTGTACCAGAACACGGAACTGGACGCCCGCGAGATCGCCGAGAAAAGCATGAAGATCGCCGGTGACATCTGCATCTACACCAACCAGACATTCACGATTGAAGAGCTGAAGAGTGGCTCTTAGCTTTTAGCCGTTAGCTACTAGCACCATGTTTTACGGCTTTTAGCTAACAGCTAAGAGCGAGCAGCCAGGAGCTGATTTTTATGGCCATCTATCTTCCCGGCGCCGCCGAAGACCAGGCGCTTGCACTCGACGACCTCACGCCCCGCGAAATCGTTGCGGAGCTGGACAAGTACGTCGTCGGCCAGAAGGCCGCCAAGCGCGCCGTCGCCGTCGCCCTGCGCAACCGCATGCGCCGCCAGAAGCTGTCGCCCGATCTAGCCGACGAGATCATGCCGAAGAACATCATCATGATCGGGCCTACGGGTGTCGGCAAAACCGAAATCGCCCGCCGCCTGGCCAAGCTGACCAACTCCCCCTTTCTCAAGGTGGAGGCCAGCAAGTTCACCGAAGTGGGCTATGTAGGCCGCGATGTCGAATCCATCGTGCGCGACCTGGTCGAGATCGCCATCGACATGGTGCGCGAAGAGAAGCTGGAAGAGATCGAGGACAAGGCCGAGCTCGCCGCCGAAGAGCGTCTGCTCGATATCCTGCTGCCTCCCGCTCCGCCCGTCGTGCCACAGCCGTCTCCGAATACCGCCGCGACCCCGGAAGCTCACCTGGTTCTGGAAGGCACGACGGATGGCGCGAAAGCGCCTCACTCGGCGGACGCACAGACCTCACGCGAGAAGCTGCGCCTGCAGTTCCGTGAGGGCAAGCTGGACGACCGCACCGTCGAGATCGACGTTCGTGACAAGAACGGCCCGTCGTTTGAGATCATCTCCAGCCAGGGACAGGATGAGATGGACATCAACCTGAAGGACATGATCCCCGGCTTGTTCGCTCCGCGCACCAAGAAGCGCAAGATGAAGGTGCCAGAGGCCTTCGATTACTTTGTGCAGGAAGAAGAGCAGCGCCTCATCGACATGGACCAGGTCACGCGCCAGGCCGTCGAGCGTGTCGAAGACTCCGGCATGGTCTTCCTTGACGAAATCGACAAGATCGCCGGCCGCGAAGGCGGCCACGGCCCCGATGTCTCCCGCGAGGGCGTGCAGCGCGACATTCTGCCCATCGTCGAAGGCACGACCGTCTCGACCAAGTACGGCATGGTCTCCACCGACCACATTCTGTTCATCGCCGCTGGAGCCTTCCACGTCTCCAAGCCCAGCGACCTGATTCCGGAGCTGCAGGGCCGCTTCCCCATCCGCGTGGAACTGCAGTCGCTCACGGTCGAGGACTTCATCAAGATCCTTACCGAGCCGAAGTCGTCTTTGACCAAGCAGTACACCGCTCTGCTGGAGACCGAAGGTGTGAAGCTCGAGTTCACCCCCGAGTCCCTGCGCGAGATGGCAGAGTTCGCCTTCCGCGTAAACGAGACGACCGAGAACATCGGTGCGCGCCGCCTGCACACCATCATGGAGCGCGTTCTGGATGAGATCAGCTTCCAGGCGCCCGACCTGTTCAAGGAACCGAAGATCGAAGGCCAGCCTGAACTTCCGGTCGAGGACCGTCCCACGCTGGCTGGCCCAGTGGAAAAGGTCATCGTCATTGGCCCTGAGTATGTGAAGCAGCAGGTCGCCAGCATTGTGAAGAACGAAGACCTGAGCCGCTACATTTTGTAATCTCTGTGCCTCTCTGCTGCGGACAGGTATGCTGTCTGCAACAGAGAGGCATCCCCCATGCATCGACTTCTGGCACTTCTTCTTCTGGCGGCAGCACTTCCCTCCATCGCGCAGAACCGCATCACTATCCTGAACGACGCCTTCAGCAAACGGGCCGACCTGGAACAGGACTGGGGCTACTCTGCCCTGATTGAGTTCGAAGGCAAGCGCATCCTCTTCGACACGGGCGACAACATTGCCCTGTTCAAGCGCAATGTCGAACGCCTGCACGTCGATCTCTCACACCTGGATATGGTCATCCTGTCGCACGCGCACGGCGACCATACCTCCGGCCTGCGCTACGTGCTCTCGCTCAACCCGAACGTGCCCCTTTTCGTGCCAGACGACCCTTACTTCACCGGCAGCACGCTGCCCCCGGGATTTCTGACGACCGACGCGCAGCCCGACCTGCCGAAAGAGATGCGCTACTTTGGCGGCGGCAATCGTCCCGCGGGTGGCAAGGGATGGACGGCGTGGACCGACACAAAGATGACCGCCATCAGCGGCAACACGGATATTGCACCGCATATTCACCTGATCTCGCAGGTCTCGGAGAAGCCGGCCTTTAAGGGATTGCGCGAAATTTCGCTGGTGCTCGACACACCGAACGGCCCGGTCGTGATCGTCGGCTGCTCACACCCTGGCATTGAGAACATCATGGCATCCGCGAACCTTACGCAGCCGGTCGCCATGCTCTTTGGCGGTTTGCACCTGCTGCAGGATTCCCCGGAGCAGATTCATGCCACGCTGACCACGCTGGCAGAGACCTACCATGTCCGCACCATGGCCATTGGCCACTGCAGCGGAGAGCTTGCCTTCAAACAGATACAGCAGAGATGGGCCGGACACTTCGCGTACGCCGGACTGGGCGAAACCGTCCGTTTCTAGCTACATCCTATGATAGCGGCCAGGATAGGGCGGCGGCATCGGGGTTCGGTTGCGAATGGTGTGCACCAGCAGCCAGATCAACCCGCCAATGAAAAGAAACGGAGCCAGGGGCACCAGGATCCACAACGGGCTGGGGGAGATCACGCGGTCGCCATGCACGGTGGCCGCCGTCTCCTCGTAGCTTCCGCCAAAGGTCACCAGGTCGCCGCCCACGCTGGCTTTCTTCTTCAGCTTGATAGGCGTTCCGAAGGCGACGACATCGCCGCCAATTGATTTGTCTTCATCCACATGCAGGCTGCCGAAGGCCATGACGATATCGCCCGTCACGCGGCCATGCACCGTTACGTCGCAGAACAGGCAGACGATATCGTCCGCCGTCTCGTCCTCGCCCACTACAACGTGGTTGCCCACGCCAACATGGTCCTCCCTGCTGTCTGCAAAGGCATCCCCTGCGGAGAAGCAGGAAAGCAGCAAAACGACGGCAAACATCATCAGACGGTGCATTTTTCTCACTCCCGCGGGCGCCACCCATTTTACTGGGGTCCCGGCCGCTCGTACTAAAATTGAACTTTGGCCTGTGCGCTTTGTGTGCACAAACATGCGCCACACCCGGACATACAGACATGCCGCAGGAACTCGCAAAAGCTTACGATCCGACATCGATTGAAGAACGTTGGGCCCGCTACTGGATTGAAGAACGTCTTTTTGACGTACCAACCCCTACCCCCGGTACGTCAGCCGACATAAAAAAGTTCGTTCAGCTTCTTCCACCGCCCAACGTCACCGGCCGCCTGCACATGGGCCACATGCTCAACCAGACGGAAATGGACATTCTGGCTCGCTGGCACCGCATGAAGGGCGAGCGTTCGCTGTGGGTTCCGGGCACCGACCACGCCGGCATTGCCACGCAGATGATGGTGGAGCGTCAGCTTGCCGCGGAGAACACCACCCGCCAGCAGCTTGGCCGCGAGGCCTTTGAGCAGCGCGTCTGGCAGTGGAAGCAGGAGTACGGCGGAGCCATTACCGGGCAGATGCGTCGCCTGGGCGCCTCAGTCGATTGGTCGCGTGAGTACTTCACCATGGACGAGAACCTGTCCACGGCCGTGAAGGAAGCCTTCGTCCGCCTGTATGAGCAGGGACTGATCTACCGCGGCAGTTACATCGTGAACTGGTGCCCGCAGCAGCAGACCGCCGTCAGCGATCTGGAAGTGGTTCACGAGGAGCAGGCGGGCAAGATCTACCACATCCGTTATGACCTGGCCGACGGCACAGGCTCCATCACCATCGCCACCACGCGCCCTGAGACCATGCTGGGCGACGTGGCCGTGGCCGTGAACCCGAACGATGAGCGCTACCAGGCCATGATCGGCAGGATGCTGGTACTGCCGCTCGTTGGCCGCGAGATCCCCGTTGTTGCGGATGACTGGGCCAACCCCGAGTTCGGCACCGGCGCCGTGAAGGTAACACCCGCGCACGACCCCAATGACTTCGAGATCGGCAAGCGCCACAACCTGCCGAACCTGAACATCATGGACGAGACCGCGCACATCCTTCTGGCCGGCTCACCCTACAACGGGCTGGACCGCTACGACGCACGCGAGAAGATTGTTGCCGATCTGGAAGCCCTGGGCAACCTGGTCGCCATCAAGGACCACAACAACTCCATTGGCCGCTGCGACCGCTGTAAAGCGATTGTGGAGCCGCGCCTGTCCATGCAGTGGTTCATCAAGATTCAGCCACTGGCCGACAAGGCCATCGCCGCCGTGGAAGAAGGCCACATCAAGTTCACGCCGGAGATGTACGCGAAAACCTACTTCGAGTGGATGCGAAACATCCACGACTGGTGCATCTCGCGTCAGCTCTGGTGGGGCCATCGCATTCCCGCATGGCACTGCCGCCACTGCCACGAGATCACCGTGTCCCGCGAAACGCCCGCTGCCTGCAAGGCCTGCGGAGCGACGGACCTGGTGCAGGAGACCGATGTGCTGGACACATGGTTCTCGTCCGGCCTGCTGCCCTTCACCATCTTCGGATGGCCGAAGCATGATGCGCAGCTCGAAGCCTTCTATCCCACTGAGCTTCTGGTCACCGGCTTCGACATCCTCTTCTTCTGGGTGGCCCGCATGGTCATGCTGGGTACGCACTTCATGCTCGATGTGCCGATGCCCGATGGCTCGCAGCGCACGTTGAAGGACTCCGTGCCCTTCAAGGAGGTCTACATCCACGGTCTGGTCCGCGATGCTGACCGCCAGAAGATGTCCAAGACCAAGGGCAACGTCATCAACCCGATCGAGATCATCGAGCGCTTTGGGACCGATGCCGTGCGTTACACGCTGGCCAGCCAGGCCTCGCCCGGCACCGACATCGCCTTCAACGAGCAGCGCACCGAAGGCTACCGCGCCTTCGCCAACAAGATCTGGAACGCCGCCCGTTTCCTGTTCATGAACATTGAGAAGGCGAAGGAGGCTGGCTACAACATCCGCCTGGGTGAGAACCTTCCGGTCACCGTGCTTCCGGCAGGAACACCGCTCGAAACGCGCTGGATCTTCGCACGCCTGTCGGCCGTCAGCGCCGAAGTGGAGACCGCGCTGAACAACTATCGCTTCGACGAAGCCTCCGCCGCCGTCTATCAGTTCTTCTGGGGCGAGTTCTGCGACTGGTACCTGGAGCTGGTGAAGCTGCGCCTGAACTTTGACCAGCCCGGCAACGCGGAGACAGCCATCACACTGGCCTCTCTGGTTGGCGTTTTTGAAGCTGCTCTGCGCCTGCTCTCACCCTTCATGCCCTTCATTACCGAAGAGGTGTGGCATGCGCTCTATGACAACGAGCCGTATGCCAAGTCCATTGCTCTGGCACGCTACCCGCAACCCAGCGACTTCCCAGCCGAAAAGGACGCGGAAGAGAACATGGTGCTGCTGCAGGAGCTGATCGTCGCCATCCGCGGCCTGCGCAAGGATGCCAGCGTTCCGGAGAAGGAGTTCGCTCCGGTTCGCATCTTCACCGACATCAAGACCCAGGCCATCCTGGACGCCAACCGCGAGATGCTTTCGCGGCTGGCACGCGTGGACGGTGTGGAGTTCCTGGAAGGCTCGCTCAGCGGAGCCAATGTTCGCAGCACTGCGAAGTTCGATGTGGCCGTGGTCTACGAGCGCCAGGTCGACGTTGCCGCCGAAACCGAGCGCCTGACCAAGGAGATTGCCAAGCTGACCAAGGGCCTGGAAGCTGCCGCAAAACAGCTCGGGAACGAGGCCTTCGTGGCCAAGGCTCCCGCTGCCGTGGTCGATGGTCTGAAGAAGCAGCAGGCAGAGACACAGCTCCTCTACGACAAGGCCAAGACCGCGCTGGACGCACTAACGAAGTAATCACTCCGGCTGTTGTTTTTGCTTTTGTTGTTCTTGCTTGTCATCCCGTAAGGATCTGCTTTCCCTTAGATCCCAGAAGCAGATTCCACCGCTGCGCTGCGAAACGACAAAAAACGACCCAAAAGGCCGCCCAACCGGGTGGCCTTTTCTTTTCCCGTGAATTTTTCCGAACGGAAGCCCTTCCTCTCCGGTCTATGTGTGTAGAAGGAACAATGCATGAGCTCGCCGCACGCATGGCAAACCGGACTGCGCCGCGACCTCTCTGCGGAGGAGCTGGGCCTGCCGGAGACGACCAACCATGATGCGATCTTTGCCGCGCTGGTGCAGACATATGCCCGGCTGATGTACCGCATCGCCTATGCCGTTCTGCGCAACCCGCATGACGCCGAGGATGCCGTGCAGGATGTATTTGTGAAGATACTGCGTTCCCGTCCGACGCCGGAACAGGAGAAGGCCTATCTGTCGAAGGCGGCGTATCGCGCGGCGTTGGACCGCTTGCCACGCAAGGACACACGGGCGCTGGAGGAGGAAGAGGAGTTCGTCTCTCCTGCCTTCTCGCAGGAGGAGCACGCCACGGCCTTAGCAGAGCAAAAACGCCTGCTCCTCCTGATTGCCGCGCTTCCGGAGGAGCTGCGACAGCCTCTGGTGCTGATGGCTCTGGAAGAACTCACCTCGCGCGAGGTGGCCGACCTGCTCGGCATTCCGGAAGGCACGGTTCGAACGCGGGCGCAACGTGCACGCGAGGAGTTACGCAGAAGATTCGAAAGGAGGAAGCCATGAACGATCGTTTTGACGAGTTGCTGAACGACACCCTGCAGCCGATAGCGCACGCCGAACCAGTGCATGGTCTGGAGGACCGTATCCACGCGCGGGCAACGCGCACACGGCGGGTTCGCCGCCTGATGTGGTTTGCCACTCCTGTCGCAGCATGTGCCGCCATGGCCATGGTGTGGATCGCGCTCCATACTACGCAACCAGTAATGCCGCAGAAGATGGCTGTAGATGCAGCACCCGCGCTGCAACCTGCGCCCGTAACGCATCCGGATACGCCTGTGGTGAAGGCGCATGTGTTCAAGCCTGCAACCATTGCAGTACGGCCCCGGCAAGAAGCCGTGGCACAGAACGATCTGCCGAAGCTAACTACCTTCCCCGCTCCGCCGGAGGATACGACGGAACGCCGCGCCATCATGGCATTGGTTGAGGCAAAGAATCAACCCGCTCTGCTTGCAGCCTCTGATTTGAAAGCGCAACAAGCCGGTCCCATCGAGATTGCAGAGATCCACATCCAACCCCTCTCACAGGAGACACCCCAATGACCCGCCGCATCCTCTTCACCCTTTTGCTTTCCCTCCTGCTCTTCCCTGTCTGCATCAGCCATGCCCAGGAGAAGGACAGCCCGTCCACGGGGCCACAGAACCTTTACCACGTGAAGCTCATCGTCAAAGAGCTTGAGAGTGGAAAGGTGATCAACGGCCGCGAGTATGACACGAACCTCACCACGGTTCAGGGCAAAGCCATCACCTATACCAACTCCATTCGCACCGGCAACAAGATCCCGATTACGACCGGCAGCACGGCAGCTTCCAATAGTGTCAATACGATGTACACCTACATCGATGTCGGCGTGAACTTCGATATCCGCGACTACCGCGTGGACGGGGACAAGGCATCCTTCACCCTGAAGGCCGAGATCACCAACGTCGAGGCGGCATCCAACAGCATCTTGCAGCCGGTAATCCACCAGAACTCCTGGAACTCAAATGTACGGGTCACCATGGGCAAGCCAACCATCGTATTCAGTTCGGATGATGTCTCCTCCAAACGCACCACGCAGGTGGAGGTCACGGCAACCGAAATCAAGTAGCGCATGCAGTCCTTGGCCCGGCCGCCTCCACAGGCGGCCGTTTTCTTGCTCTGAAAAAATTTCCATAAACTAAGGAACAACGCCGCGGGAGGCCGCGTACTAGCCGGGGTACGACGAAAAAATCGCAGCACCATGTCCCGAGGAGCACCCCATGCTCATGGCTCGCGTACCTGTTTGCGTCCCACACCGTCTGGCAATCGCCTGTGTCTTCGTACTTGGCACCGCACTTCTCTCTGGGCGCGTTTGCGCCGCACAAGCCCCGTCTGCAGCAGATACCTCAGCCACCTATCGCAAACTCATTACCGAATCAGAGCGAAGAGACGAGCCCCCTGCAAAGCGCGGCTACCTGTGGGCCATGCTCGCATCCTCGTATCACGACAAGGGCAACGTAGCAGAAGCCTTCCGTGCCTACGACCGGGCCCTTCCTCTTCTCGCCAAGGATGCGGACGCCCGTTCCAACTATGCCACCGCGCTCGATAATCTTGGGAGCCTCTACCTGGAGACCGGTCGCATTCCGGAGGCGGAAACTACCCGCACCCGCGCGCTTCATCTCCGCGAAGAGCTGGGAAACGCTATCGACCTGGCCCGCAGCCATGAACACCTGGCCGAGATTCATCTCGCCCGCCATCACTATCCCCAGGCCGAAGCCGAGGCCAGGGCCGCACACGACATCTTCCTCACATCGCCCGAGCCCGAACGCTACGACGCTGCCGGAAATTCCCATCCCGGCAACACGCTTCTCTCCTCACTAGTCACACTCGTCTTCGCCGAGTGCGCACAGTCCAAGTGGGATGCATGCCACCAGTCCGCGGTGGATGCCGACAAGCTGGTGCAGCAGGACTTTGCGCCCGACTCCCTGGAGAGAGCCCACACTGAGATGGCGCTCGGCTTCGCGCAATGGAAGACCGGTGACCCATCGGCGGCCGAGAAGAGCCTGCAAAGCGGCATGGCCATCATGAAAGCACGGCTGGGCGAAACCAGTCCCATCGTCCTTGATTCCATGTATGAATACCGCGACTTCCTCGCATCCCAGCACCGCAAGCCAGAGCTTCGCCAACTGGATCAAAGCATCCGCGTCGCCGTTGCACGCCAACAGAGTGGCATCTGCAACAACTGCCAGGTAAGCGCCTTCGCCCTGCG
Protein-coding regions in this window:
- a CDS encoding RNA polymerase sigma factor, producing MSSPHAWQTGLRRDLSAEELGLPETTNHDAIFAALVQTYARLMYRIAYAVLRNPHDAEDAVQDVFVKILRSRPTPEQEKAYLSKAAYRAALDRLPRKDTRALEEEEEFVSPAFSQEEHATALAEQKRLLLLIAALPEELRQPLVLMALEELTSREVADLLGIPEGTVRTRAQRAREELRRRFERRKP
- a CDS encoding tetratricopeptide repeat protein, whose translation is MARVPVCVPHRLAIACVFVLGTALLSGRVCAAQAPSAADTSATYRKLITESERRDEPPAKRGYLWAMLASSYHDKGNVAEAFRAYDRALPLLAKDADARSNYATALDNLGSLYLETGRIPEAETTRTRALHLREELGNAIDLARSHEHLAEIHLARHHYPQAEAEARAAHDIFLTSPEPERYDAAGNSHPGNTLLSSLVTLVFAECAQSKWDACHQSAVDADKLVQQDFAPDSLERAHTEMALGFAQWKTGDPSAAEKSLQSGMAIMKARLGETSPIVLDSMYEYRDFLASQHRKPELRQLDQSIRVAVARQQSGICNNCQVSAFALR
- a CDS encoding valine--tRNA ligase, whose product is MPQELAKAYDPTSIEERWARYWIEERLFDVPTPTPGTSADIKKFVQLLPPPNVTGRLHMGHMLNQTEMDILARWHRMKGERSLWVPGTDHAGIATQMMVERQLAAENTTRQQLGREAFEQRVWQWKQEYGGAITGQMRRLGASVDWSREYFTMDENLSTAVKEAFVRLYEQGLIYRGSYIVNWCPQQQTAVSDLEVVHEEQAGKIYHIRYDLADGTGSITIATTRPETMLGDVAVAVNPNDERYQAMIGRMLVLPLVGREIPVVADDWANPEFGTGAVKVTPAHDPNDFEIGKRHNLPNLNIMDETAHILLAGSPYNGLDRYDAREKIVADLEALGNLVAIKDHNNSIGRCDRCKAIVEPRLSMQWFIKIQPLADKAIAAVEEGHIKFTPEMYAKTYFEWMRNIHDWCISRQLWWGHRIPAWHCRHCHEITVSRETPAACKACGATDLVQETDVLDTWFSSGLLPFTIFGWPKHDAQLEAFYPTELLVTGFDILFFWVARMVMLGTHFMLDVPMPDGSQRTLKDSVPFKEVYIHGLVRDADRQKMSKTKGNVINPIEIIERFGTDAVRYTLASQASPGTDIAFNEQRTEGYRAFANKIWNAARFLFMNIEKAKEAGYNIRLGENLPVTVLPAGTPLETRWIFARLSAVSAEVETALNNYRFDEASAAVYQFFWGEFCDWYLELVKLRLNFDQPGNAETAITLASLVGVFEAALRLLSPFMPFITEEVWHALYDNEPYAKSIALARYPQPSDFPAEKDAEENMVLLQELIVAIRGLRKDASVPEKEFAPVRIFTDIKTQAILDANREMLSRLARVDGVEFLEGSLSGANVRSTAKFDVAVVYERQVDVAAETERLTKEIAKLTKGLEAAAKQLGNEAFVAKAPAAVVDGLKKQQAETQLLYDKAKTALDALTK